In one Amaranthus tricolor cultivar Red isolate AtriRed21 chromosome 8, ASM2621246v1, whole genome shotgun sequence genomic region, the following are encoded:
- the LOC130821346 gene encoding LOW QUALITY PROTEIN: pentatricopeptide repeat-containing protein At2g02750-like (The sequence of the model RefSeq protein was modified relative to this genomic sequence to represent the inferred CDS: inserted 2 bases in 1 codon): MNHHIPKLVTNGCYNQALFLYSKLRSSSLPVNNFSFPCLLKACTKLNYVLQGQIIHNYVIKSGLLSDAYVATALTHMYMKFGHIKNAIKLFDEMPQPNVASVNAMISGFSQNGCFGEALVVFKEVGLKRFKPNSVMIACVVSACDVVRHGNQVHSWVIKIGVERDVFVATGVVTMYMTCLELVSATKAFRMMEYKNVVSYTTFLSGLVHNGGVNDLVLKVFKGMNINQSCDERPNAVTLVIVLGACSYATNLQFGKLVHTTVLKVGLESNIMVGIALVDMHSKCGXHTGYHVFKGMKGNRTLITWNSVISGVFLTGGSDTALELFSELESEGLIPDSATWNTMINGFVKQGKPDRAFQFFTTMVSRGMFDACSMISSLQFGTQIHAHAIQSNIINDEFFGNALIDTYMKCERSSLARRMFDHYKIKPRDPTFWNAMISGYGRNGEKESAFEIFRLMQNKNIKPNNSAFANLLSVCRRAGEVDKGFRVFEMMITDYGLTPTSQHFACIIDMLYQSEHPEKAHEFMNGILEIEHENASILMVLTDIYAAMGRWNDVERIRKIIVAKGLQRKPGYSVPISYIEKHKENAKN; encoded by the exons TAGTCACAAATGGTTGTTATAATCAAGCTTTGTTTTTGTATTCCAAACTTCGTTCTTCCTCTTTACCCGTCAATAATTTCTCATTTCCTTGTCTTCTCAAAGCCTGCACCAAGCTCAACTATGTACTCCAAggtcaaatcatccataactatGTCATCAAATCTGGGTTGCTGTCTGATGCCTATGTTGCAACAGCTCTTACCCATATGTACATGAAATTTGGACATATCAAAAATGCCATCAAACTGTTCGATGAAATGCCTCAACCAAATGTAGCATCTGTTAATGCTATGATTTCTGGATTTTCACAAAATGGGTGTTTTGGAGAAGCTCTTGTGGTCTTTAAAGAGGTTGGTTTGAAGAGGTTTAAACCCAATTCGGTTATGATTGCATGTGTGGTATCGGCTTGTGATGTTGTGAGGCATGGTAATCAAGTTCATAGTTGGGTGATTAAGATTGGTGTTGAAAGGGATGTTTTTGTTGCTACTGGGGTTGTTACAATGTATATGACTTGTTTGGAACTGGTTTCTGCTACAAAGGCATTTAGAATGATGGAGTATAAGAATGTAGTGAGCTATACTACCTTTTTATCTGGATTAGTACATAATGGTGGTGTTAATGACCTTGTATTGAAGGTGTTTAAGGGTATGAATATAAACCAATCTTGTGATGAAAGGCCTAATGCAGTCACATTGGTTATAGTTTTGGGTGCTTGCTCTTACGCGACTAATCTTCAATTTGGAAAACTCGTTCATACGACTGTTCTGAAGGTTGGATTAGAATCCAACATCATGGTGGGAATTGCACTTGTAGATATGCACTCAAAATGTGG TCATACGGGTTATCATGTATTCAAAGGAATGAAGGGAAACAGGACTCTGATTACATGGAATTCAGTTATTTCAGGTGTGTTCTTGACTGGTGGTTCTGATACTGCTTTGGAACTGTTTTCTGAACTGGAATCTGAAGGACTGATTCCGGATTCTGCTACATGGAATACAATGATCAATGGATTTGTGAAACAAGGAAAACCCGACAGAGCATTTCAGTTTTTCACCACAATGGTATCAAGAGGAATGTTCGATGCCTGCTCCATGATCTCGTCTTTGCAGTTTGGAACACAGATTCATGCACACGCCATTCAATCCAATATCATTAATGATGAGTTCTTCGGTAATGCTCTAATCGACACATACATGAAGTGTGAGCGATCTTCATTGGCGCGCAGGATGTTCGACCACTACAAAATCAAACCACGCGATCCAACATTTTGGAACGCAATGATTTCAGGTTATGGGAGAAACGGTGAAAAAGAGTCTGCATTCGAGATTTTCAGGCTGATGCAGAACAAGAATATAAAGCCAAACAACAGCGCATTTGCGAACTTGCTATCTGTCTGTCGTCGTGCAGGGGAAGTTGACAAAGGTTTTCGAGTATTCGAGATGATGATTACAGATTATGGTTTGACTCCAACTTCCCAACATTTTGCTTGTATTATCGACATGTTGTATCAATCAGAACACCCTGAGAAAGCTCATGAATTTATGAATGGTATTCTTGAGATTGAACATGAAAATGCAAGTATATTGATGGTTTTGACTGATATTTATGCAGCAATGGGAAGGTGGAACGATGTTGAGAGAATTCGAAAAATAATTGTTGCAAAAGGACTGCAGAGAAAACCTGGTTATAGTGTTCCTATTTCCTACATAGAAAAACACAaggaaaatgcaaaaaattga